A genomic window from Tolypothrix sp. PCC 7910 includes:
- a CDS encoding glycoside hydrolase family 10 protein, with product MFRLLFRKKLRYCYLIAIFITTLLLTVTPAVYSAETFPPIQSQALPPQPTREFRGAWIATVANIDWPSRPGLTSSQQQAELIAMLDRAASLKLNAVILQVRPAADALYASAYEPWSEFLTGEMGKAPSPNYDPLAFAVDEAHKRGIELHAWFNPYRARHAQSKSAVAANHVSKAHPDWVKKYGKYLWLDPGETEVQDYTVNVIMDVVKRYDIDGVHLDDYFYPYPEQNGSRTIDFPDASSWQKYQKTGGKLSRDDWRRENINTLVQHLYQAIKQEKPWVKFGISPFGIWRPGYPAQTKSLNGGGSFDAYNQLYADSRQWLINGWLDYFSPQLYWRIDKAQQSYPVLLNWWIQQNQQGRHIWPGNYTSRVGDRSSAAWPANEIISQIRSTRNSAGSTGNIHYSMKPIMQNRDRISNLLEKEAYSTPALIPASPWLDKTQPAQPTLNVERDTTTGKINKLTWQSPAPEKAWLWVMQTKTGNQWNTTILPGSQTSYLFNSANSPAKIDSVAISAVNRYGTQGQPALGG from the coding sequence ATGTTTCGCTTGTTATTCCGTAAAAAACTACGTTACTGCTATTTAATAGCAATTTTTATTACTACATTACTACTGACAGTTACACCCGCAGTCTATTCTGCAGAAACTTTTCCCCCAATACAATCTCAGGCTCTCCCTCCTCAACCGACACGAGAGTTCCGGGGTGCATGGATTGCGACAGTTGCTAATATTGATTGGCCTTCCAGGCCAGGATTAACATCATCACAGCAGCAAGCAGAATTGATTGCTATGCTCGATCGCGCTGCGTCTTTAAAATTGAATGCTGTAATTTTGCAGGTACGTCCGGCTGCTGATGCTTTGTATGCTTCTGCTTATGAACCTTGGTCAGAATTTTTGACCGGAGAAATGGGCAAAGCACCATCACCGAATTACGATCCCTTAGCTTTTGCAGTTGATGAAGCACACAAGCGTGGCATAGAATTACACGCTTGGTTTAATCCCTATCGCGCCCGTCACGCTCAATCAAAATCAGCGGTTGCTGCTAACCATGTCAGTAAAGCACATCCTGATTGGGTGAAAAAGTATGGTAAGTATCTTTGGCTAGACCCAGGGGAAACCGAAGTTCAAGATTATACTGTCAACGTCATTATGGATGTTGTCAAGCGCTACGACATAGACGGAGTTCATCTTGACGATTATTTTTATCCTTATCCAGAACAAAATGGTAGTCGTACAATAGATTTTCCCGACGCATCCAGTTGGCAGAAATACCAGAAAACCGGAGGGAAACTCAGCCGTGATGACTGGAGACGGGAAAATATTAATACATTAGTCCAACATCTCTATCAAGCAATTAAACAGGAAAAACCCTGGGTCAAGTTTGGTATTAGTCCTTTTGGTATTTGGCGGCCAGGCTATCCTGCTCAGACAAAGAGTCTCAATGGCGGCGGGTCTTTTGATGCTTACAACCAGCTATATGCTGATTCCCGTCAATGGCTAATTAACGGCTGGTTAGATTACTTTTCGCCGCAGTTATATTGGAGAATTGACAAAGCCCAACAAAGTTATCCGGTTTTGCTCAATTGGTGGATTCAGCAGAACCAACAAGGAAGACATATCTGGCCAGGTAATTATACTAGTCGTGTAGGCGATCGCAGTTCAGCTGCTTGGCCAGCCAATGAAATTATCTCTCAAATTAGGTCAACGCGTAATTCGGCTGGCTCAACAGGCAACATTCACTATAGTATGAAGCCGATCATGCAAAATCGTGATCGCATCTCAAACTTACTAGAAAAGGAAGCTTACTCGACTCCCGCACTGATTCCCGCTTCTCCCTGGTTAGACAAGACCCAACCTGCTCAACCTACACTCAACGTTGAGCGAGATACAACTACAGGTAAAATCAATAAACTGACTTGGCAATCTCCAGCACCAGAAAAAGCTTGGTTGTGGGTAATGCAAACCAAAACTGGTAATCAGTGGAATACAACTATCCTTCCTGGCTCACAAACTTCCTACTTATTCAATAGTGCTAACTCTCCAGCCAAGATTGATAGCGTCGCCATTTCCGCAGTCAATCGCTACGGTACTCAAGGACAACCAGCACTTGGGGGTTAG
- a CDS encoding bifunctional UDP-sugar hydrolase/5'-nucleotidase, with translation MRLIPKGCSIVLQLLATVALATPALAEVVNINLLQLNDIYEITPVEGGTRGGLARVATLRQQLYKANPRTYTVLAGDAFSPSALGTAKINGVPLAGQQMVAVMNAVGFDYATFGNHEFDLPETLFYQRLQESRFRWVSSNVSDSKGQPFKSVPRSIVFNVKGDRGAVVRVGLIGLTLNSNPAKYVSYTDPIATAKQQVKELKGKADIIVAITHLPYSSDIQLAEAVPEIDIILGGHEHENIQAWRGRDLTPIFKADANARTVYIHQLTYDTVKKSLAVNSRLLPITEKIADEPKTAKVVREWLEKGYQAFRANGFNPDQQIAKMRFALDGLESSVRNKSTQLTDLIATAMLKEVHDADLAVFNGGSIRIDDVIPPGPITQYDVIRILPFGGKVVAIEINGTLLKRVLDQGQLNKGTGGYLQTAKVTQETNSRNWLINGQPLDVKRTYKIATTEFLISGKEIGLDFLNLQQPGIKLIAQKRDIRFVVMDTMKTQ, from the coding sequence ATGAGACTAATCCCGAAGGGATGCAGCATTGTTTTACAGCTATTGGCAACGGTAGCTTTAGCTACTCCGGCATTAGCGGAAGTTGTGAATATTAACTTGCTGCAACTAAATGACATCTATGAAATCACTCCAGTAGAGGGGGGAACTCGTGGCGGTTTGGCGCGTGTCGCAACCCTACGTCAACAGCTTTACAAAGCGAACCCTCGGACATACACGGTGTTAGCAGGAGATGCATTTAGCCCTTCGGCTTTAGGAACCGCTAAAATTAATGGTGTACCGCTAGCCGGTCAGCAAATGGTAGCGGTGATGAATGCTGTCGGCTTTGACTATGCGACTTTTGGCAATCATGAATTTGACTTACCAGAAACCCTTTTCTATCAAAGATTGCAAGAATCTCGCTTTCGCTGGGTATCGAGTAATGTATCAGATAGCAAAGGACAGCCTTTCAAAAGTGTACCGCGTTCCATTGTATTTAATGTGAAAGGCGATCGCGGTGCTGTAGTCAGGGTAGGTTTAATTGGTCTTACCCTGAATAGTAATCCGGCTAAGTACGTTAGTTACACAGATCCCATTGCAACAGCTAAACAGCAAGTAAAGGAACTGAAGGGGAAAGCGGATATTATAGTTGCCATTACCCATTTACCCTATAGTAGCGATATCCAACTAGCGGAAGCTGTACCAGAAATTGATATCATTTTGGGTGGTCATGAGCATGAAAATATCCAGGCATGGCGGGGTCGAGATTTGACACCGATTTTTAAAGCTGATGCTAATGCTCGAACAGTTTACATTCACCAATTAACTTACGATACTGTTAAAAAAAGTCTGGCTGTTAACTCCCGACTGCTACCAATTACCGAAAAAATTGCCGATGAACCAAAAACAGCAAAGGTAGTCAGAGAATGGCTAGAAAAAGGTTATCAAGCATTCCGCGCCAACGGTTTTAATCCAGATCAACAAATTGCGAAAATGCGATTTGCTTTAGATGGTTTAGAATCTAGCGTTCGTAATAAATCTACCCAGTTAACAGATTTAATTGCAACGGCGATGTTGAAGGAAGTACATGATGCCGATTTAGCCGTATTTAATGGTGGTTCAATTCGGATTGATGATGTGATTCCACCAGGCCCAATTACTCAATATGATGTGATTCGCATACTACCTTTCGGCGGTAAAGTTGTGGCGATAGAGATAAATGGAACGCTGTTAAAAAGGGTATTGGATCAAGGACAACTTAATAAAGGTACTGGGGGCTATTTGCAAACAGCCAAAGTCACTCAAGAAACCAATTCAAGAAATTGGTTAATTAATGGTCAACCACTTGATGTTAAAAGAACTTATAAAATTGCTACTACTGAGTTTTTAATTAGTGGTAAAGAAATAGGATTAGATTTCTTAAATTTACAACAGCCAGGTATTAAGTTGATTGCCCAAAAGCGGGATATTCGTTTTGTTGTAATGGACACAATGAAAACTCAATAA
- a CDS encoding helix-turn-helix domain-containing protein — MTDEPLRKWVQNLWGDDSIPEDLMPQIKRLITPSVVELEHKQKIHDWLDSLRLSRECGRIVAPPRAGKSVTCEVYKLLNKPQKRTGKRDIVSVLYMQVPGDCSVGELLTLIPRLTPERLNGICKALDCQPGELLQYEPDDSDRQVVSNVD, encoded by the coding sequence ATGACAGACGAACCTTTGCGTAAATGGGTACAAAATTTATGGGGAGACGACTCAATTCCAGAAGACTTGATGCCACAAATTAAAAGGTTAATTACTCCCAGCGTAGTAGAGCTTGAACATAAGCAAAAAATACATGACTGGTTGGACAGTCTGCGTCTTTCTAGGGAGTGTGGTCGTATTGTTGCACCACCGCGGGCTGGTAAGTCTGTTACTTGTGAGGTTTATAAACTGCTAAACAAGCCTCAGAAAAGAACAGGTAAGCGAGATATTGTCTCTGTTTTATATATGCAAGTACCTGGAGATTGTTCGGTAGGAGAATTGTTAACGTTAATACCGCGATTAACGCCAGAAAGGTTAAACGGCATTTGCAAAGCATTAGATTGTCAGCCTGGTGAGCTTTTACAATATGAGCCAGATGATAGCGATCGCCAGGTAGTTTCTAATGTTGATTGA
- a CDS encoding NB-ARC domain-containing protein encodes MGITGKSRRVGVQGMGGIGKTVLAIALARDEEVRKAFPDGVLWVTLGQKPQILTWQSYIAQALGDKQAAFTEVGLAKARLRELFAQKACLLILDDIWRLDDATACDVLGERCQMLITTRDAAIVTGLGGEEYQLAILGEQQALELLANWANQPEILQPSPQNDVALQVARECGYLPLALAMVGAMMRGKPPNRWQNILEKLQSADLEKIKQQFPDYPYPDLLKAVAVSVAALDENCQQRYLDFAVFLEDTPIPEAVLQTFWRPLGLDEFDSQDVIDELVSKSLALRDEAGNLRLHDLQFDYVRKQYTTLAKESQGIGFLHNRLLNAYSEKHLEGWHSLENDGYIWQNLAYHLLAGGRERELQQLLCDFRWLQGKLENININALLADYDFLPQDENLQLIQGALRLSAHILNEDKQQLAGQLLGRLLGFETAEIQALLTQAQQCTTPGLLPQTASLTPPGGSLVRTLVGHSASVRAVALNPDGNYAISSSRDTTLKVWNWQTGEELRTLVGHSELVSAIAFTPDGKYVISASDDKTLKVWDWQTGEQLRTLEGHSGWVNAVALSADGNYVISGAGDTTLKVWNWQTGEQLRTLMGHTDSVNALVLTPDGKYLISASDDKTLRVWNWQTGEQLRTLMGHTDWVSAVVLTSNGKHVISGSSDLTLKVWDWQTGEELHTLKGHISSVNVVALTPDGKYVISGSHDFTLKVWNWQTGEELHTLKGHISSVNAVALTPDGKYVISGSQDSTLKVWNWQHDKELSTIKGHSDEVHTVTFTPDGNYVISGSWDSTLKVWHWQTGEELHTLKGHSSWVNAVALTPDGKYLISGSSDNTLKVWNWQTGEELRTLAGHSSWVNAVALTPDGNYLISGSSDNTLKVWNWQTGEELHTLKGHSDEINAVAFTPDGNYLISGSSDNTLKVWNWQTGEELRTLNGHSDQVNAVALTPDGKYVISGSDNYTLKVWNWQTGSELSTLKGHRYLVNAVALTPDGKYVISGSWDYMLKVYNWQTAKGIASFTGESPVLCCAVAGDGVRVVAGGMLGKLYFFRLQTK; translated from the coding sequence GTGGGGATTACAGGTAAAAGTCGGCGTGTGGGTGTGCAAGGGATGGGCGGAATAGGTAAAACAGTCTTAGCTATAGCCTTAGCGCGGGATGAAGAAGTGAGAAAGGCGTTTCCTGATGGGGTGTTGTGGGTAACATTGGGACAAAAGCCCCAAATTTTAACTTGGCAATCTTATATTGCTCAAGCGTTGGGTGATAAGCAAGCAGCTTTTACCGAGGTGGGATTGGCGAAAGCGCGGTTGCGGGAGTTGTTTGCACAGAAAGCTTGCTTGCTGATTTTGGATGATATCTGGCGTTTGGATGATGCAACAGCGTGTGATGTGTTGGGGGAACGCTGTCAGATGTTAATTACTACCCGTGATGCGGCGATAGTCACGGGTTTGGGAGGAGAAGAGTATCAGCTGGCAATTTTGGGTGAACAACAGGCGTTAGAACTTTTGGCGAATTGGGCAAATCAGCCAGAAATTTTGCAACCAAGCCCGCAAAATGATGTTGCTTTGCAGGTAGCGCGAGAATGTGGGTATTTGCCCTTAGCATTAGCAATGGTAGGCGCGATGATGCGGGGGAAGCCGCCAAATCGCTGGCAGAATATTTTAGAAAAATTGCAAAGTGCTGATTTAGAGAAAATCAAACAACAGTTTCCCGATTATCCTTATCCCGATTTACTCAAAGCAGTTGCGGTCAGTGTGGCGGCTTTGGATGAGAATTGCCAACAGCGATATTTAGATTTTGCGGTGTTTCTGGAAGATACACCCATACCCGAAGCAGTTTTGCAGACTTTTTGGCGACCCTTGGGGTTAGATGAGTTTGATAGCCAAGATGTGATTGATGAATTGGTGAGTAAATCTCTGGCTTTGCGGGATGAAGCGGGAAATTTGCGGTTGCATGACTTGCAGTTTGATTATGTGAGGAAGCAGTACACGACATTAGCAAAGGAAAGTCAGGGGATAGGGTTTTTACACAATCGCCTGTTAAATGCTTACAGCGAAAAACACCTCGAAGGCTGGCATAGTTTAGAAAATGACGGTTATATTTGGCAGAATTTAGCCTATCACTTGCTGGCTGGAGGAAGGGAAAGAGAATTACAACAACTGCTGTGTGATTTTCGCTGGTTGCAGGGGAAGTTGGAGAACATCAATATTAATGCTTTGTTAGCAGATTATGATTTCTTGCCCCAAGATGAGAATTTACAGTTAATTCAAGGTGCATTGAGGCTGTCGGCACATATTTTAAATGAAGATAAACAGCAATTGGCGGGGCAATTATTAGGGCGGTTGCTGGGTTTTGAAACAGCAGAAATTCAGGCATTGTTAACGCAGGCGCAGCAATGCACAACTCCTGGCTTGCTTCCGCAAACAGCCAGTTTAACTCCTCCTGGTGGTTCCTTAGTACGTACATTAGTAGGTCATAGTGCCTCAGTAAGAGCAGTTGCTCTAAACCCAGATGGCAATTACGCCATTTCTAGTTCTCGTGACACCACCCTGAAAGTCTGGAACTGGCAAACTGGGGAAGAACTACGTACTCTAGTGGGTCATAGTGAATTAGTAAGTGCAATCGCTTTCACTCCAGATGGCAAGTATGTGATTTCTGCTTCCGATGACAAGACTCTGAAAGTCTGGGATTGGCAAACTGGAGAACAACTGCGTACCCTAGAAGGTCATAGTGGCTGGGTAAATGCAGTTGCCCTGAGTGCTGATGGCAATTACGTCATTTCTGGTGCTGGTGACACCACCCTTAAAGTCTGGAATTGGCAAACTGGAGAACAACTGCGTACCCTGATGGGTCATACTGACTCGGTAAATGCGCTTGTCCTCACTCCAGACGGCAAGTACTTAATTTCTGCTTCTGATGACAAGACCTTAAGAGTCTGGAATTGGCAAACTGGAGAACAACTGCGTACCCTGATGGGTCATACTGACTGGGTAAGTGCAGTCGTCCTTACCTCTAATGGTAAGCATGTAATTTCTGGTTCTAGTGACTTAACTCTGAAAGTTTGGGATTGGCAAACTGGGGAAGAATTACATACCCTAAAAGGTCATATTTCCTCGGTAAATGTGGTTGCTCTCACCCCTGATGGAAAGTATGTGATTTCTGGTTCCCATGACTTTACCCTCAAAGTTTGGAATTGGCAAACTGGGGAAGAATTACATACCCTAAAAGGTCATATTTCCTCGGTAAATGCGGTCGCTCTCACCCCTGATGGAAAGTATGTGATTTCTGGTTCTCAGGACTCTACCCTCAAAGTCTGGAATTGGCAACACGACAAGGAACTATCTACCATCAAAGGTCATAGTGATGAAGTACATACAGTAACCTTCACCCCAGATGGTAACTACGTAATTTCTGGTTCCTGGGACTCCACCCTAAAAGTCTGGCATTGGCAAACTGGGGAAGAACTGCATACCTTAAAAGGTCATAGTTCTTGGGTAAATGCAGTCGCCCTTACCCCAGATGGTAAGTACTTGATTTCTGGTTCTTCTGACAACACCCTCAAAGTCTGGAATTGGCAAACTGGGGAAGAACTGCGTACCCTGGCGGGTCATAGTTCCTGGGTAAATGCAGTCGCCCTCACTCCAGATGGTAATTATTTGATTTCTGGTTCTTCTGATAACACCCTCAAAGTCTGGAATTGGCAAACTGGGGAAGAATTGCATACCTTAAAAGGTCATAGCGATGAGATAAATGCAGTCGCCTTCACCCCAGATGGTAATTATTTGATTTCTGGTTCTTCTGACAACACCCTCAAAGTCTGGAATTGGCAAACTGGAGAAGAACTGCGTACCTTAAATGGTCATAGCGATCAGGTAAACGCAGTCGCCCTCACTCCTGATGGTAAATATGTAATTTCTGGTTCTGATAACTACACGCTAAAAGTTTGGAATTGGCAAACTGGATCAGAACTATCTACTCTGAAGGGTCATCGTTACTTGGTAAATGCAGTTGCTCTCACCCCAGATGGTAAATATGTAATTTCTGGTTCTTGGGACTACATGCTAAAAGTCTACAATTGGCAAACTGCTAAAGGAATTGCCAGTTTCACAGGGGAAAGTCCAGTCTTGTGTTGTGCTGTTGCAGGAGATGGTGTGAGGGTTGTTGCAGGGGGTATGTTAGGAAAGTTGTATTTTTTCCGATTGCAAACCAAGTAA
- a CDS encoding CHAT domain-containing protein, whose translation MTVKPQKILILAANPSNTSRLRLDQELRDIKEGLQRSLNRENFDLRYDLAVRPRDIRRAILDYRPNIIQFSGHGAKEQGLAFEDETGKEQLVTGEALAGLFGQFSKQVECVLLNACYSKVQAEAISQQINYVIGMNDQIEDKAAIEFVVGFYDALLAYNPEYDSGAPVEFAFNIARNAIQLAGVSGELIPELKKKPI comes from the coding sequence ATGACTGTTAAACCGCAGAAAATTCTGATATTAGCCGCAAATCCCAGCAATACATCACGATTGCGCCTTGATCAAGAATTGCGTGATATTAAGGAAGGCTTGCAAAGGTCGCTAAATCGGGAGAACTTTGATTTACGCTATGATTTAGCCGTCCGTCCGAGGGATATTCGCCGCGCTATTTTGGATTATCGACCAAATATTATCCAGTTTTCTGGGCATGGTGCAAAGGAACAAGGACTAGCTTTTGAGGATGAAACGGGAAAAGAACAGCTAGTTACAGGTGAAGCATTAGCTGGATTGTTTGGACAGTTTTCTAAGCAAGTAGAATGTGTGCTGTTGAATGCTTGTTACTCGAAAGTGCAAGCTGAGGCTATTTCCCAACAGATTAATTATGTAATTGGGATGAATGATCAAATCGAGGATAAAGCCGCGATTGAGTTTGTTGTGGGTTTTTACGATGCGCTTCTAGCTTACAATCCCGAATATGATTCTGGTGCGCCTGTAGAGTTTGCTTTTAATATTGCGCGGAATGCAATACAGTTAGCTGGTGTATCTGGTGAGTTGATTCCTGAACTTAAAAAAAAACCAATTTAA
- a CDS encoding superoxide dismutase yields MAFTQPPLPYDFNALEPYGMKGETFEYHYGKHHKAYVDNLNKLVDGTELADKSLEEVITASFKDASKAGIFNNAAQVWNHTFFWNSLKPAGGGQPSGALADKIDKDFGSYDKFKEEFSNAAATQFGSGWAWLIDDGGTLKVIKTPNAENPLAYGKKAILTLDVWEHAYYIDFRNARPAFIKNYLDQLINWDFAADNFAA; encoded by the coding sequence ATGGCATTTACACAGCCCCCCCTACCCTACGACTTTAATGCACTAGAGCCGTATGGCATGAAAGGTGAGACTTTTGAGTATCACTATGGTAAGCACCACAAAGCTTACGTAGACAACCTCAATAAGTTAGTTGATGGTACAGAACTTGCTGATAAATCATTGGAAGAGGTAATCACAGCTTCCTTTAAAGATGCTTCTAAGGCAGGAATCTTTAACAACGCGGCTCAAGTGTGGAACCACACCTTTTTCTGGAACTCACTCAAACCAGCAGGTGGCGGACAACCTTCTGGCGCACTAGCCGACAAGATTGATAAAGATTTTGGTAGCTACGATAAGTTCAAAGAAGAGTTCTCTAACGCTGCTGCAACTCAATTTGGCAGTGGATGGGCTTGGTTGATTGATGATGGTGGTACTTTGAAAGTTATCAAGACACCAAATGCCGAGAACCCTCTCGCCTATGGTAAAAAGGCAATTTTAACCCTAGATGTTTGGGAACACGCCTACTACATCGACTTCAGAAATGCCCGTCCTGCATTTATCAAAAATTACCTAGATCAATTAATTAACTGGGACTTTGCGGCTGATAACTTCGCCGCCTAA
- a CDS encoding bifunctional pantoate--beta-alanine ligase/(d)CMP kinase, whose product MRLLTTVAALSCYLTQRRLENKCLVPDDLALDEMSSWDRTAIGLVPTMGGLHQGHLSLMQRARQENSTVIVSIFVNPLQFSPNEDYKSYPRTLELDMHLCEQAGVDLIFAPTPEEMGVSQKSIQESKVTQVIPPSAMITGLCGGSRLGHFQGVATIVTKLFNLVQPDRAYFGQKDGQQLAIIRQLVADLNFPVEIVACPTLREASGLAFSSRNQYLSASEKQQAAVLYRGLQQAEAAFKAGVRNSEELIAAVRQEVAMVTNVLVEYIELVEPNTLMSLVTVKEEGMLAIAARLGSTRLIDNILLSDRLPIIAIDGPAGAGKSTVARQVAAKLGLVYLDTGSMYRSVTWLVLQQGIAIDDECAIAELASSCEIQLTPSQDLQSPVQVWINGTNVTQVIRTVEVTSKVSAIAAQTAVRKALVKQQQSWGKRGGLVAEGRDIGTHVFPDAEVKIFLTASVTERARRRQEDFKKQNLPEVNLEQLERDIAERDWKDSTRKVSPLQKAADAIEIQTDGFSASEVTAKIVDYCEQRISQLSSL is encoded by the coding sequence GTGCGCCTGCTGACAACAGTTGCAGCTTTAAGCTGCTATTTAACTCAACGCCGCTTGGAAAATAAATGTTTGGTTCCAGATGATCTGGCTCTAGATGAAATGTCTAGCTGGGATCGGACAGCTATCGGTTTGGTACCAACAATGGGAGGTTTACATCAAGGCCACTTAAGCTTGATGCAACGAGCGCGGCAAGAAAATTCTACGGTGATTGTCAGTATTTTTGTCAATCCGCTGCAATTTTCTCCAAATGAGGACTATAAAAGTTACCCCCGGACTTTAGAGCTTGACATGCATCTGTGTGAACAAGCTGGGGTTGACTTAATTTTTGCTCCAACTCCGGAAGAAATGGGAGTTTCGCAGAAGAGTATACAAGAATCGAAGGTTACACAAGTAATCCCTCCTTCTGCTATGATAACAGGCTTGTGCGGTGGTTCTCGGCTAGGTCATTTCCAAGGTGTGGCCACGATTGTGACCAAGCTTTTTAACTTGGTACAGCCTGACCGAGCCTACTTTGGCCAAAAGGATGGTCAGCAACTAGCAATTATTCGACAGTTAGTAGCTGATTTGAATTTTCCGGTAGAAATTGTTGCTTGTCCAACGCTGCGCGAAGCGTCTGGTCTAGCCTTCAGTTCTCGCAATCAGTATTTGAGTGCATCGGAAAAACAGCAGGCGGCGGTTTTATATCGTGGCTTGCAGCAGGCTGAAGCTGCTTTCAAGGCGGGAGTTCGCAACAGCGAGGAGCTGATTGCGGCAGTTCGCCAAGAAGTAGCGATGGTCACTAATGTCTTAGTGGAATATATTGAATTGGTTGAGCCGAATACATTGATGTCTTTAGTTACAGTTAAGGAGGAAGGAATGCTCGCGATCGCAGCTCGTCTTGGTTCTACTCGTTTGATTGACAATATTTTATTAAGCGATCGCCTACCCATCATCGCTATTGACGGCCCAGCCGGCGCAGGTAAGTCTACTGTGGCGCGGCAAGTGGCAGCAAAACTAGGTTTGGTGTATCTAGATACCGGATCTATGTATCGTTCTGTTACTTGGTTGGTGTTACAACAAGGTATTGCCATAGATGATGAGTGTGCGATCGCGGAATTAGCTAGTTCTTGTGAAATTCAACTGACTCCTAGCCAAGATTTACAATCTCCTGTGCAGGTTTGGATTAATGGAACTAATGTTACCCAAGTAATTCGTACTGTAGAGGTAACATCTAAAGTCTCAGCCATAGCTGCACAAACTGCTGTTCGTAAAGCCTTAGTCAAACAACAGCAAAGCTGGGGAAAAAGAGGTGGTTTAGTTGCAGAAGGAAGAGACATTGGAACTCATGTCTTCCCGGATGCAGAAGTAAAAATCTTCTTAACCGCTTCTGTAACTGAACGTGCGCGTCGCCGCCAGGAAGACTTTAAAAAACAAAATCTGCCGGAAGTTAATCTAGAACAGTTAGAACGGGACATTGCCGAACGTGACTGGAAAGATAGTACGCGCAAAGTTTCACCTTTGCAAAAAGCAGCAGATGCCATCGAAATCCAGACCGATGGATTTAGCGCATCTGAAGTTACTGCTAAAATCGTTGACTATTGCGAACAACGTATATCACAGTTGTCATCACTTTGA
- a CDS encoding septal ring lytic transglycosylase RlpA family protein — MNQRHLWTIVAVFLTVLGIPSVGRTQTTKGNTLASQPLPAGEVVKVGEYQSPTGKPTSDAVITEIHPHSVEGRKAATLFIRNIPVLTFLSTLSVGSADSKVGVINNPGGVQGYAPLASNTTKVASIGNVTDVGNRITTTNDDPVERAGVIATKINQLLRDNVDAGQIIVSWKGGGEGKIANQSQNKGASDLQKSGDRYTIKIKGEELVEINENTRLANSTNDLAQDALQATNRMRRLIGNASPISEIANLPNRSPLSLPKLPQQVAIGPVRITLSGIASWYGYDGSGSRTASGKRFHPEGMTAAHRSLPFGTRVRVTNTRNGRSVVVSITDRGPYIRGRILDLSAGAARILGMMGSGVAPVKIEVLGR; from the coding sequence ATGAATCAAAGACATTTGTGGACTATTGTCGCCGTGTTTCTAACTGTTTTAGGGATACCCTCAGTTGGACGCACTCAAACAACCAAGGGAAACACTCTTGCTTCCCAACCATTACCGGCAGGTGAGGTTGTCAAAGTAGGAGAGTACCAATCCCCAACAGGGAAACCAACCTCTGATGCTGTGATTACAGAAATTCATCCTCACAGCGTTGAAGGTCGTAAGGCGGCAACACTTTTTATCCGAAATATTCCTGTTCTTACCTTTCTGAGTACTTTATCAGTTGGGAGTGCTGATAGTAAGGTTGGAGTAATTAACAACCCTGGGGGCGTACAAGGCTACGCCCCTCTTGCTAGCAACACCACCAAAGTGGCAAGTATTGGGAATGTAACGGATGTAGGTAACCGAATTACCACTACTAACGATGACCCGGTGGAAAGAGCTGGTGTAATAGCAACCAAGATTAACCAGTTGCTTCGAGACAATGTGGATGCCGGTCAGATTATTGTCAGCTGGAAAGGAGGCGGCGAAGGGAAAATTGCCAATCAAAGCCAGAACAAAGGTGCCTCCGATCTCCAAAAATCAGGCGATCGCTATACGATCAAAATCAAAGGCGAAGAATTGGTGGAAATCAATGAAAATACCCGCCTAGCAAATTCCACCAACGATTTAGCACAAGATGCATTGCAAGCCACTAACCGGATGCGGAGGCTCATCGGTAATGCATCTCCTATCAGCGAAATTGCAAATTTACCAAATCGTTCGCCATTATCATTACCCAAGTTGCCACAGCAAGTTGCTATTGGGCCAGTGCGAATTACCTTAAGTGGCATTGCTTCCTGGTATGGTTATGATGGCTCTGGCAGCCGCACTGCTAGTGGTAAGAGGTTTCATCCTGAAGGCATGACTGCCGCCCATCGTAGCTTACCCTTTGGTACAAGAGTGCGTGTAACTAACACCCGCAATGGTCGTTCTGTAGTGGTGTCTATTACTGACCGTGGCCCATATATTCGGGGTCGCATTCTTGACCTTTCTGCTGGTGCGGCGCGGATTTTAGGAATGATGGGTAGTGGTGTTGCACCCGTGAAGATTGAAGTATTAGGCAGATAA